A single genomic interval of Syntrophus gentianae harbors:
- a CDS encoding tetratricopeptide repeat protein yields the protein MGLIMTNSRNTKTLQGDTEDKASTQSRQLFERGLSLHQKGQFAQAEALYEEVLKIQPEHFDAVTLSGILSAQRTNYPRAEAFFRKAIELKPDFAVAYYNLGLVLHKLGKLDLSRKSYDRAIALSPDYAEAYYNRGNVLHELKELCAAIKSYNKAISLIPDYEKAHHNRGIVLEELKELDVALRIYDKPVVIKPNCEIWYAPIRSA from the coding sequence ATGGGGTTAATCATGACGAATTCCCGAAATACTAAGACTCTCCAAGGCGATACGGAGGACAAGGCCTCGACGCAATCCCGGCAGCTTTTTGAAAGAGGGCTTTCCCTGCATCAAAAAGGACAGTTTGCTCAAGCCGAAGCGCTTTACGAAGAAGTTCTGAAAATTCAGCCGGAACATTTTGATGCGGTGACCTTATCGGGCATCTTATCCGCTCAAAGGACGAACTATCCGCGCGCAGAAGCATTCTTCAGAAAGGCGATCGAATTGAAACCAGACTTCGCCGTGGCCTATTACAATCTCGGACTTGTTCTGCATAAACTCGGCAAGCTGGACCTGTCCCGGAAGAGCTATGACCGGGCAATCGCCTTGAGCCCGGATTATGCGGAGGCCTATTACAATCGGGGGAATGTCCTGCATGAACTCAAGGAGTTATGCGCGGCGATTAAAAGTTACAATAAGGCGATTTCCCTGATACCGGATTATGAGAAGGCACACCATAATCGCGGAATCGTCCTGGAAGAACTCAAAGAGCTGGACGTTGCGCTTCGAATCTACGACAAGCCGGTTGTGATTAAACCGAATTGTGAGATCTGGTACGCACCAATACGTTCGGCCTGA